The Methylomicrobium agile genome has a segment encoding these proteins:
- a CDS encoding glutathione S-transferase N-terminal domain-containing protein: MSHSVRFVLHEKAIVADIEYYDPASPPEDLLELNPTAVSPTLVERDLVLYDSRIIMEYLDERFPHPPLHQMDPVSRANARMLIKRIDQDWYQLLDEILYSGEKKSARAKKMLKESLLASAPIFAARPFFMSDEFSLIDCALAPLLWRLPMVGIDVSTPNEAIINYAERIFRRPAFKRSLSDAEKDMAQLPK; the protein is encoded by the coding sequence ATGAGCCATTCCGTTCGCTTTGTATTACACGAGAAAGCGATCGTCGCAGACATCGAATACTACGATCCGGCCAGTCCGCCCGAGGACTTGCTCGAACTGAACCCGACCGCCGTATCGCCGACTTTGGTGGAACGCGATCTGGTGCTTTACGATTCCCGGATCATCATGGAATACCTGGACGAGCGTTTTCCGCATCCGCCCTTGCACCAGATGGACCCGGTATCCCGCGCCAATGCAAGAATGCTGATCAAACGCATCGATCAGGACTGGTATCAGCTGCTCGATGAGATTTTATACTCCGGCGAGAAAAAATCCGCCCGCGCGAAAAAAATGCTCAAGGAAAGCCTGCTGGCGTCCGCGCCGATCTTTGCGGCCCGGCCGTTTTTCATGAGCGACGAATTTTCTCTGATCGACTGCGCGCTGGCCCCTCTGCTATGGCGCCTGCCCATGGTGGGCATCGATGTCTCGACTCCGAACGAGGCGATCATCAATTATGCCGAGCGTATTTTCAGACGCCCTGCATTCAAGCGCAGCCTGAGCGACGCCGAAAAAGACATGGCGCAACTCCCGAAATGA
- a CDS encoding cytochrome b, with protein MKPSRLTLFGEWILERFPITKIWEEHMAHYYAPKNFNFWYFFGSLALLVLVNQIITGILLTMNYKPDAQLAFDSVEYIMREVNWGWLIRYMHSTGASAFFIVVYLHMFRGIIYGSFKHPRELIWIFGMFIFVALMAEAFMGYLLPWGQMSYWGAQVIISLFSAIPVIGEDLSLWIRGDYVISDATLNRFFAFHVIAVPLVLVMLVFLHIVALHEVGSNNPDGVEIKKQKDVKGIPLDGIPFHPYYTVKDIVGVAVFLVFFSVVIFYMPELNGFFLEHANFIPADPMKTPEHIAPVWYFTPFYSILRAIPDKFAGVIGMGGAIVVLFFLPWLDRGRVKSVRYRGGIYKKALFLFVVSFLILGYLGTQPPTPLASVIARICTAIYFGFFLLMPIYTRWEKLKPVPSRVTYQPSLDDRLQALKKVYEEVTFVEPLSKPVASPLAKCTFLRRRLNPVGVRSVAKRFVKTLKTSLD; from the coding sequence ATGAAACCTTCACGTCTGACTTTGTTCGGCGAGTGGATACTCGAACGCTTTCCGATCACCAAGATTTGGGAAGAGCACATGGCGCATTATTACGCGCCGAAAAACTTCAATTTCTGGTATTTTTTCGGGTCGCTGGCGCTTCTGGTGCTGGTCAACCAGATCATTACCGGTATCCTGCTGACGATGAACTACAAGCCGGATGCGCAATTGGCCTTCGATTCGGTCGAATACATCATGCGCGAGGTGAACTGGGGCTGGCTGATCCGCTACATGCATTCGACCGGCGCTTCCGCGTTTTTCATCGTGGTTTACCTGCACATGTTCCGGGGGATCATCTACGGTTCGTTCAAGCATCCGCGCGAGCTGATCTGGATCTTCGGGATGTTCATCTTCGTCGCCTTGATGGCCGAGGCCTTTATGGGTTATCTGCTGCCGTGGGGCCAAATGTCCTACTGGGGGGCGCAGGTGATCATTTCGCTGTTCAGCGCGATTCCGGTGATCGGCGAGGATCTGTCGCTGTGGATTCGCGGCGATTACGTGATTTCCGATGCGACCCTGAACCGCTTCTTCGCGTTCCACGTGATCGCGGTGCCGCTGGTGCTGGTGATGCTGGTGTTCCTGCACATCGTCGCGCTGCATGAAGTCGGCTCGAACAATCCGGACGGCGTCGAAATCAAGAAACAGAAAGATGTCAAGGGCATTCCGCTCGACGGCATTCCGTTCCATCCTTACTACACGGTCAAAGATATCGTCGGCGTGGCGGTGTTTCTGGTCTTCTTCTCGGTCGTGATCTTCTACATGCCGGAATTGAACGGCTTCTTCCTGGAGCACGCCAATTTCATCCCGGCCGATCCGATGAAGACGCCGGAGCATATCGCGCCGGTCTGGTACTTCACCCCGTTCTATTCGATTTTGCGTGCGATCCCGGACAAATTTGCCGGCGTGATCGGCATGGGCGGCGCGATCGTCGTGCTGTTTTTCCTGCCCTGGCTCGACCGCGGCAGGGTCAAATCGGTCCGTTACCGTGGAGGTATCTATAAAAAAGCGCTGTTTCTGTTCGTGGTCAGCTTTCTGATCCTCGGCTATCTGGGTACCCAGCCGCCGACGCCGCTCGCAAGCGTCATTGCGCGGATCTGCACCGCGATCTATTTCGGCTTCTTCCTGCTGATGCCGATCTATACGCGCTGGGAAAAATTGAAACCGGTGCCGAGCCGGGTCACTTATCAGCCGAGTCTCGACGACCGCCTTCAAGCGTTAAAGAAAGTCTATGAAGAGGTCACTTTTGTGGAACCGTTGTCCAAACCGGTTGCATCGCCGCTGGCCAAATGCACCTTTTTGAGAAGACGGCTGAATCCTGTCGGCGTTCGCAGTGTCGCCAAGCGCTTTGTCAAAACCCTCAAAACGAGCCTTGATTGA
- the hisC gene encoding histidinol-phosphate transaminase produces the protein MNMNDLAAGVFRKEVLAMSAYHVADAEGLIKLDAMENPYEWPEDLKTRWLETLRACPLNRYPDPCARRLAAAIRRSAGLDDDAPLLLGNGSDEIIQLLLMALPPDSSVLSPEPGFVMYRQLSRCLGLDYVGVPLRAEDFGLDLPAMLAAIERHRPKLIFLAYPNNPTGNLFDRAAIEAIVEKAPGLVVIDEAYEPFAGASYLGMLGRYPNLLVMRTVSKLGLAGLRLGYLAGSAELLGQLDKIRLPYNINVLTQASAEFALNHKTLFDQQTRLICAERARVFAALAAIGGIMSYPSAANFILFRTPPGRADEIFAGLKQRGILIKNLSPQGGLLADCLRVTIGKPDENQAFLFALNQSFVSSQ, from the coding sequence ATGAACATGAACGACCTGGCGGCCGGTGTTTTCCGGAAGGAAGTGCTGGCCATGTCCGCCTACCACGTTGCCGATGCGGAGGGCTTGATCAAGCTGGACGCGATGGAAAATCCTTACGAATGGCCCGAAGACCTCAAAACCCGTTGGCTCGAAACCCTGCGCGCCTGTCCGTTGAACCGTTATCCCGATCCCTGTGCGCGCCGTCTCGCCGCGGCGATCAGACGTTCCGCCGGCCTGGATGACGATGCGCCGCTGCTGCTCGGCAACGGTTCCGACGAAATCATTCAGCTCTTGTTGATGGCGCTGCCGCCGGATTCCTCCGTGCTGTCGCCGGAGCCGGGATTCGTGATGTACCGGCAGCTCAGCCGCTGCCTGGGTCTGGATTACGTTGGCGTGCCGCTGCGTGCGGAGGATTTCGGTCTCGATCTGCCGGCGATGCTGGCCGCGATCGAGCGGCACCGGCCGAAGCTGATCTTCCTGGCCTATCCGAACAACCCGACCGGCAATCTGTTCGACCGGGCCGCGATCGAGGCAATCGTCGAAAAGGCGCCGGGCTTGGTTGTGATCGACGAGGCTTACGAGCCGTTCGCCGGCGCCAGTTACCTGGGCATGCTTGGCCGCTATCCGAACCTGCTGGTGATGCGTACGGTGTCCAAGTTGGGACTGGCCGGTCTGCGGCTCGGCTACCTGGCCGGCAGCGCCGAACTGCTCGGGCAACTGGATAAAATCCGCCTGCCGTACAACATCAACGTGCTGACCCAGGCCAGCGCCGAGTTCGCGTTGAACCACAAAACCCTGTTCGATCAGCAGACCCGGCTGATCTGCGCCGAGCGGGCACGCGTTTTCGCCGCGCTGGCCGCCATCGGCGGCATCATGTCTTACCCGAGCGCCGCCAACTTCATTCTGTTCAGAACGCCGCCGGGCCGCGCGGACGAAATTTTTGCCGGGCTTAAACAGCGGGGGATACTGATCAAGAATTTGAGCCCGCAGGGCGGCCTGCTGGCCGATTGCCTGCGCGTGACGATCGGTAAGCCCGATGAAAACCAAGCTTTTCTTTTCGCGCTGAATCAGAGTTTTGTATCCAGTCAGTGA
- a CDS encoding 2OG-Fe dioxygenase family protein: protein MQEVFVSTGFEFGFLFCMRTENAIDPTVFKPFFNDLPVDPNIEGHYRYRRLSRFRITDDGIMRLPHGYLFQSKDYNPLVGDIRREFEELDDKLVKLDMFSALLLVFRDFCALRPGAEIGVHQIRTTCSPESFGDPAPEGIHRDGTDFVCIYSIDRNNVEGAETHLYTSESGESSVFNKTLYPGELVLVNDRRFFHYTTPVHPAGEGNGTRDVFVLTCPSLLVD from the coding sequence ATGCAAGAAGTCTTCGTATCGACCGGATTCGAATTCGGGTTTCTGTTTTGCATGCGAACGGAAAACGCGATCGATCCGACCGTATTCAAACCGTTCTTCAACGACCTTCCGGTCGACCCCAACATCGAGGGCCATTACCGATATCGGAGACTGTCCCGGTTCAGGATTACCGACGACGGAATCATGAGGCTGCCCCACGGCTATCTGTTTCAGAGCAAGGACTATAATCCTTTGGTCGGCGACATCAGAAGGGAATTCGAAGAGCTTGACGACAAACTGGTCAAGCTGGACATGTTCAGCGCTCTTTTGCTGGTATTTCGGGATTTCTGCGCGCTTCGCCCCGGCGCCGAAATCGGTGTGCACCAGATCCGGACGACCTGTTCGCCGGAGAGTTTCGGCGACCCTGCCCCGGAAGGCATTCACCGGGACGGGACCGACTTCGTCTGCATTTATTCGATCGACCGGAACAATGTCGAAGGCGCGGAAACCCATTTGTACACGAGCGAGAGCGGAGAATCGTCGGTATTCAACAAAACGCTGTATCCCGGCGAACTGGTGCTGGTGAACGACCGCAGATTCTTCCATTATACGACGCCGGTGCATCCGGCCGGCGAAGGCAACGGCACCCGCGACGTGTTCGTGCTGACCTGCCCGAGTTTGCTGGTCGATTAG
- a CDS encoding TonB-dependent receptor → MQKPIYPYIVACLFLPGGGVQAGEPGNDTTLGEVVVTAPARKEKENPVQPSVVLSEEALRMKIGRSIGETLKDELGIASQSFGPGVGTPVIRGQAGPRVRVLSNGIGSNDASAFSPDHAASVEPLLAERIEVLRGPATLMYGSGAIGGIVNVIDNRIPDKLPDKPVGGALEQRFDSTSDETGTAMKIDGGRDHIAYHLDGFYRHRDNLSIGGSAIDTAKASITDPSLEIVDNPKGHLNNTGAEAISGSAGLSWIGEPGFAGASINHLENNYGIAPDGTGEETVRIALRQDKYDFKGELADPFRLAKSLRARLGYTDYQHTEIANGEPGAFFANRTYESRLEMDHRDIGRLRGTVGLQVQSSDFTAIEKLTGAPIVPHSLIDSYSLFAIESFDAGPVAYQFGMRIDQTDIQPDGMKSLDYTPVSASASAAWKIDKRNSLNLAVTRASRAPQVQELLADGFHDATRSFERGNVNLKEETSYNLDLGYRFKSDWLRAEFDLFHNWAGDYIYQQRSGEFVDEEGNPCAVDCKPVLVSSQRDAIFKGFEAKLIFPMMENRYGLLDLTLFSDYTRGEFVNGGDVPRMPPLRYGLQLDYQQDKLSSYLRFTRAEDQPHAGDFETSTAGYFLLNVGVNYRLKAYKEAELLLFAKGNNLLDQNIRNSTSYLRNFAPEAGRGAEIGFRLSY, encoded by the coding sequence ATGCAAAAACCGATTTATCCTTATATCGTGGCCTGCCTGTTCTTGCCGGGCGGGGGCGTGCAAGCCGGGGAACCGGGTAACGACACGACGCTGGGCGAAGTCGTCGTCACCGCGCCTGCGCGGAAAGAAAAAGAGAATCCCGTACAGCCTTCGGTGGTATTGAGCGAGGAAGCGCTGCGGATGAAGATCGGCCGTAGCATCGGCGAAACGCTGAAGGACGAACTGGGCATCGCCAGCCAGTCGTTCGGCCCCGGCGTCGGCACGCCGGTGATCCGGGGACAGGCGGGGCCCAGGGTGCGGGTCTTGAGCAACGGTATCGGCAGCAACGATGCGTCCGCATTCAGCCCGGACCATGCCGCCAGCGTCGAACCGCTGTTGGCCGAACGGATCGAAGTATTGCGCGGGCCGGCCACGCTGATGTACGGCAGCGGCGCGATCGGCGGCATCGTCAACGTGATCGACAACCGCATTCCGGACAAGCTGCCCGACAAACCGGTCGGCGGGGCGCTCGAACAGCGCTTCGATTCGACCAGCGACGAAACCGGCACCGCGATGAAGATCGACGGCGGCCGGGACCACATCGCCTACCACCTGGACGGCTTCTACCGCCACCGCGATAATCTTTCGATCGGCGGTAGCGCGATCGATACGGCCAAGGCTTCGATTACCGACCCTTCGCTCGAGATCGTCGATAATCCCAAAGGCCATCTGAACAACACCGGCGCGGAGGCGATCAGCGGTTCGGCCGGCCTCTCCTGGATCGGCGAACCGGGCTTCGCGGGCGCCTCGATCAATCATCTCGAAAACAATTACGGCATCGCGCCGGATGGGACCGGCGAAGAAACCGTGCGTATCGCTCTCCGGCAGGACAAGTACGACTTCAAAGGCGAGCTGGCCGATCCGTTCCGCTTGGCGAAAAGCCTGCGCGCCCGTTTGGGTTATACCGACTACCAGCATACCGAAATCGCGAACGGCGAGCCGGGCGCGTTTTTTGCGAACCGGACTTATGAAAGCCGGCTGGAAATGGACCACCGGGACATCGGCCGCCTACGCGGCACCGTCGGTTTGCAGGTGCAGTCCAGCGACTTTACCGCGATCGAGAAACTGACCGGCGCCCCAATCGTGCCGCATTCGCTGATCGACAGCTATAGTCTCTTTGCCATCGAATCGTTCGATGCGGGGCCTGTGGCTTATCAGTTCGGCATGCGCATCGATCAAACCGATATTCAGCCGGACGGGATGAAAAGCCTCGACTACACGCCGGTCAGTGCGTCGGCGTCCGCCGCCTGGAAAATCGACAAACGCAACAGCCTGAATCTGGCCGTCACCCGTGCCTCGCGCGCGCCGCAAGTGCAGGAACTGCTGGCCGACGGCTTCCATGACGCGACCCGCAGCTTCGAGCGGGGCAATGTGAACCTCAAGGAAGAAACTTCCTACAACCTCGATCTGGGCTACCGTTTCAAGTCCGACTGGCTGCGCGCCGAGTTCGACCTGTTCCACAACTGGGCCGGCGATTATATCTACCAGCAGCGCAGCGGCGAATTCGTGGATGAGGAGGGCAATCCCTGCGCCGTCGACTGCAAGCCGGTCCTGGTCAGCAGCCAGCGGGACGCGATCTTCAAAGGCTTTGAGGCCAAGCTGATCTTTCCGATGATGGAGAACCGCTACGGGCTGCTGGACCTGACGCTGTTCAGCGACTATACGCGCGGCGAATTCGTAAACGGCGGCGACGTGCCGCGGATGCCGCCCTTGCGTTACGGGCTGCAGCTCGATTATCAGCAGGACAAACTGTCGAGCTATTTGCGCTTCACGCGCGCCGAGGACCAGCCGCATGCCGGAGACTTCGAAACTTCCACCGCCGGCTATTTCCTGCTGAATGTCGGCGTCAACTATCGACTGAAGGCTTACAAGGAGGCCGAACTGCTGCTGTTCGCGAAGGGCAATAACCTGCTCGATCAAAATATTCGCAACTCGACTTCGTACCTGCGCAATTTTGCGCCGGAAGCGGGACGAGGGGCGGAGATCGGCTTCCGGTTGAGTTATTAA
- a CDS encoding ATP-binding protein: MNALRAKSLSFRLLTSEGLVLAAFFALVAVVLEQGFRESAEEALKERLQVQVYSLLSSAELKDNGELSVSQNLQDPRFMNPGSGLYGFIRQTNKKQVWSSPSAIGLDPPPLPDMAPGEPAFTREKRNRYAFHYRVIWQTLTGMEREYLFTVVEDGDFVEQQVKHFAVTLWTWLLVIGVVLIFIQFSLLRWSLKPLRRIVRDLESIEKGTRSRLDHYYATELQGLANNLNAFISSERAHLERYRNTLADLAHSLKTPLAILHGCAHSFQGNQDAVIEQLTYMDKIIQYQLQRAAAKGESKTVGASDVSDIIRKTVASLTKVYLDKGISFDLNIPEASPVYYEEGDLYEIIGNLLDNASKWCRKTVRVQVALKQRKNRRNYAVFLLIEDDGPGIPQQKLGEILKRGVRADENIHGHGIGMAVVSDLIELLDGKLEGMPSKTLGGMSWSVYLP; this comes from the coding sequence ATGAATGCACTACGCGCCAAATCCCTAAGCTTTAGATTACTGACCTCCGAGGGCCTGGTGCTGGCGGCCTTTTTCGCGCTGGTCGCCGTGGTGCTCGAACAGGGCTTCCGCGAAAGCGCCGAAGAAGCGTTGAAGGAACGCTTGCAGGTGCAGGTGTACTCCCTCTTGTCTTCCGCCGAACTGAAGGACAACGGCGAATTGTCCGTTTCGCAGAATCTGCAGGACCCGCGCTTCATGAATCCGGGCTCGGGGCTCTACGGCTTCATCCGGCAGACGAACAAGAAACAGGTCTGGAGCTCGCCTTCCGCGATCGGCCTCGATCCGCCGCCGCTCCCCGACATGGCGCCGGGCGAGCCGGCTTTCACCCGTGAAAAACGCAACCGCTACGCGTTTCATTACCGGGTCATCTGGCAGACCCTGACAGGGATGGAACGCGAATACCTGTTTACCGTCGTCGAAGACGGCGATTTCGTCGAACAGCAGGTCAAGCACTTTGCGGTCACGCTGTGGACTTGGCTGCTGGTGATCGGCGTGGTATTGATTTTCATCCAGTTTTCGCTGCTGCGCTGGAGCCTGAAGCCGCTGCGCCGGATCGTCAGGGATCTGGAATCGATCGAAAAAGGCACGCGGTCGCGCCTGGACCATTATTATGCGACCGAACTGCAGGGACTGGCGAACAACCTGAACGCGTTCATCAGCAGCGAGCGCGCGCACCTGGAGCGCTACCGCAACACCCTGGCCGATCTGGCGCACAGCCTGAAGACGCCGCTGGCGATTCTGCACGGCTGCGCGCATTCGTTTCAGGGCAATCAGGACGCGGTGATCGAGCAGCTGACCTACATGGACAAGATTATCCAATACCAGTTGCAGCGCGCGGCCGCCAAAGGCGAAAGCAAGACCGTCGGCGCCTCCGACGTTTCGGACATCATCCGCAAAACGGTCGCTTCATTGACCAAGGTTTATCTGGATAAGGGAATCTCGTTCGACCTGAACATTCCCGAGGCGAGCCCGGTGTATTACGAGGAAGGCGATCTTTACGAAATCATCGGCAACCTGCTCGACAATGCCAGCAAATGGTGCCGGAAAACGGTCCGGGTCCAGGTCGCGCTGAAGCAGCGCAAGAACCGCCGCAATTATGCGGTGTTCCTGTTGATCGAGGACGACGGCCCCGGCATTCCGCAGCAGAAGCTCGGCGAGATTCTGAAACGCGGCGTCCGCGCCGACGAGAACATTCACGGGCACGGCATCGGAATGGCGGTGGTCAGCGACCTGATCGAACTTTTGGATGGCAAGCTGGAGGGCATGCCGAGCAAGACGCTGGGCGGGATGAGCTGGAGCGTGTATTTGCCCTAA
- the petA gene encoding ubiquinol-cytochrome c reductase iron-sulfur subunit, whose translation MNNKGVDKSKRQFLTSALTVVGAVGTGYLAVPFLAQMQPSVKAMAAGAPVEVDIGKMELGQLLRVAWRGKPVWILKRTPEVLATLKTLDNELRDPLSEESIQPEYSKNLYRSLKPEIFVAIGICTHLGCSPTFRPEIAPVDLGDKWKGGFFCPCHGSWFDLAGRVYRGVPAPTNLEIPPYRYVTENQLIIGEPSQGASA comes from the coding sequence ATGAATAATAAAGGCGTCGATAAGTCTAAGCGCCAATTTTTAACCTCGGCGCTGACCGTAGTGGGGGCGGTAGGCACGGGTTACTTAGCGGTACCCTTTCTCGCCCAGATGCAGCCCAGCGTAAAGGCGATGGCGGCGGGGGCGCCGGTCGAGGTCGACATCGGCAAGATGGAGCTCGGCCAACTGCTCCGTGTGGCCTGGCGCGGCAAGCCGGTCTGGATTCTGAAGCGCACGCCCGAGGTGCTGGCGACGCTGAAAACGCTGGATAACGAGCTGCGCGATCCGCTGTCCGAGGAGTCGATCCAGCCCGAATACAGCAAAAATCTCTACCGCTCCCTGAAGCCCGAAATATTTGTCGCGATCGGTATCTGCACCCACCTGGGCTGTTCGCCCACTTTCCGGCCCGAAATTGCGCCCGTCGACCTCGGCGATAAATGGAAAGGCGGCTTCTTCTGCCCCTGCCACGGTTCCTGGTTCGATCTGGCCGGACGCGTTTACCGGGGCGTGCCTGCGCCGACCAATCTGGAGATTCCTCCTTACCGGTATGTGACCGAAAACCAACTGATCATTGGTGAACCCAGCCAAGGAGCAAGCGCATGA
- a CDS encoding cytochrome c1, translating into MRRIITLLLFCALSVEGYASEGVELQAANIDLSDKRSLQRGAKTFVTYCLGCHSLKYMRYKRLAQDFGLDEKKMLTQIAPQNASIYDKMFTAMNKHDAEKWFGIQPPDLSLIARSRGTDWLYTYLKGFYVDKSKPLGVNNAVFPDVGMPNVFWQLQGQQQAVVNMVEGKQIVEGLVLDKPGTLSEKEFDDLVNDLVNFLAYVGEPMQLERVSLGKYVLLYLFMFLGIAYVLKKEYWKDVH; encoded by the coding sequence ATGAGAAGAATAATAACATTACTGCTGTTTTGCGCGTTGTCGGTTGAAGGATACGCGTCGGAAGGCGTCGAACTGCAAGCGGCGAATATCGATTTGTCCGATAAGCGTTCCCTGCAGCGCGGCGCAAAAACCTTCGTGACTTACTGTCTCGGATGCCATTCGCTCAAATATATGCGTTACAAACGCCTGGCGCAGGATTTCGGGCTCGACGAGAAGAAGATGCTGACCCAGATCGCGCCGCAGAATGCCAGCATCTACGACAAGATGTTCACCGCGATGAACAAGCATGACGCGGAAAAATGGTTCGGCATCCAGCCGCCCGACCTGTCGCTGATCGCCCGCTCACGCGGCACCGACTGGCTGTACACCTACCTGAAAGGCTTTTATGTCGATAAAAGCAAGCCTTTGGGCGTTAATAACGCGGTTTTCCCCGATGTCGGCATGCCGAATGTATTCTGGCAGTTGCAAGGCCAGCAGCAAGCGGTGGTCAACATGGTCGAAGGCAAACAGATCGTCGAAGGTTTGGTGCTCGACAAGCCCGGCACTTTGTCCGAAAAAGAGTTTGATGATCTGGTGAACGATCTTGTGAATTTTCTGGCCTATGTCGGGGAACCCATGCAACTGGAGAGAGTCAGTCTAGGCAAGTATGTGCTGCTTTACCTGTTCATGTTTTTGGGTATCGCCTACGTGCTCAAAAAGGAGTACTGGAAGGACGTGCATTAA
- a CDS encoding ClpXP protease specificity-enhancing factor: MTPLKPYLIRSIYEWITDNGLTPYLLVNAEHPGALVPHEFVEGGRIVLNVRPEAVHGLSLGNDQIEFNARFGGIARHIFVPIRAVLAIYAKENGKGMIFDPEEEIEDDTPPETPDTRPPTGRPQLKVVK; the protein is encoded by the coding sequence ATGACTCCGCTAAAACCTTACCTGATCCGCTCGATCTACGAGTGGATTACCGACAACGGCCTGACGCCGTATCTTCTGGTCAATGCCGAACATCCCGGTGCGCTCGTGCCGCACGAATTCGTGGAAGGCGGCAGGATCGTCCTGAACGTGCGTCCGGAGGCGGTCCACGGTTTGTCGCTCGGCAATGACCAGATCGAGTTCAACGCGCGTTTCGGCGGTATCGCCAGGCACATTTTCGTGCCGATTCGGGCGGTTCTGGCGATTTATGCCAAAGAAAACGGCAAAGGGATGATCTTCGATCCCGAAGAAGAAATTGAAGACGATACGCCGCCCGAAACGCCGGATACCCGGCCGCCGACGGGCAGGCCGCAACTGAAGGTCGTCAAATGA
- a CDS encoding cysteine desulfurase-like protein: MRSLDPAWVRSRFPALSQEIDGRIPVFFDGPGGSQVPGSVIEAMARYLIFSNANAHGAFASSRRTDKCIASARKAAADLLGCEPYEVVFGANMTTLTFALSRAIGRELNPGDEILVTRLDHYANVSPWKALEEEAGAVVRVADIHPEDCTLDLENLKRKINAKTRVVAIGYASNAVGTVNDVAAVVRLAHAVGAWVFVDAVHYAAHGPIDAYALDCDFLACSAYKFYGPHVGVLYGKQQHLTRLRPCKVLPAPDEIPSRWETGTLNHESLAGLTATVDYLAELGQQISPSPSRRGALVAALEASRRYERALCAQLMAGLSKIPGLTVYGITDPARFAWRTPTVAVRLAGKKPDTVAKELGDRGIYTWHGNFYAPGLTEKLNVEADGGFLRIGLLAYNTSDEIERLLRALREITVEG; this comes from the coding sequence ATGCGTTCTCTCGACCCCGCTTGGGTACGCTCCCGGTTTCCGGCGCTCTCTCAGGAGATTGACGGGCGCATTCCCGTTTTCTTCGACGGCCCCGGCGGTTCACAAGTGCCCGGCTCCGTAATCGAGGCGATGGCCCGTTACCTGATATTCTCCAACGCCAACGCGCACGGGGCTTTTGCGAGCAGCCGGCGCACGGACAAATGCATTGCCTCGGCCCGGAAAGCGGCGGCCGATCTGCTCGGCTGCGAGCCTTACGAGGTGGTTTTCGGAGCCAATATGACCACGCTGACCTTTGCGTTGAGCCGCGCGATCGGCCGCGAGCTGAATCCGGGCGACGAAATTTTGGTGACCCGGCTCGACCATTACGCGAACGTCTCGCCCTGGAAGGCGCTGGAAGAGGAGGCCGGCGCGGTCGTCCGGGTTGCGGACATCCATCCCGAAGACTGCACGCTCGATCTGGAGAACCTGAAGCGCAAGATCAACGCGAAAACGCGGGTCGTGGCGATCGGCTATGCGTCCAATGCAGTCGGTACGGTCAACGACGTGGCGGCGGTGGTACGCCTGGCGCATGCGGTCGGCGCCTGGGTTTTCGTGGATGCGGTGCATTACGCTGCCCACGGGCCGATCGACGCGTATGCGCTCGATTGCGATTTTCTCGCCTGTTCCGCTTACAAATTCTACGGTCCGCATGTCGGAGTCCTGTACGGCAAGCAGCAACATCTGACCCGCCTGCGTCCGTGCAAGGTGCTGCCCGCCCCCGACGAGATCCCCTCACGCTGGGAAACCGGCACGCTGAACCACGAGAGTCTGGCGGGACTTACGGCGACCGTCGATTATCTGGCCGAATTGGGCCAGCAGATCTCGCCGTCCCCGTCGCGACGGGGCGCGCTCGTCGCCGCGCTGGAAGCGAGCCGGCGGTATGAGCGGGCGTTATGCGCACAATTGATGGCGGGACTGTCAAAGATACCGGGACTGACCGTTTACGGCATTACCGATCCCGCGCGTTTCGCCTGGCGCACCCCTACGGTCGCAGTCCGGCTGGCCGGGAAAAAGCCCGATACGGTTGCGAAGGAACTGGGCGATCGCGGCATTTATACCTGGCACGGCAATTTTTACGCGCCGGGCCTCACCGAAAAACTGAACGTCGAGGCGGACGGCGGTTTTTTGCGCATCGGGCTGCTGGCTTACAACACGTCTGACGAGATTGAACGGCTGCTCAGGGCATTGCGGGAAATTACTGTTGAGGGATAG